A window from Rhizosphaericola mali encodes these proteins:
- a CDS encoding SDR family oxidoreductase: MTKDKTVLITGCSMGLGAATATYFANNGWNVVATMRSPDSNNTLEQRSNILVLKLDVQDKSTIKQSIEKAIDYFGKIDVVINNAGFGMNGIFESIPEERVIEQFDVNVFGAMNVTRAILPHFREKQNGLILNISSGVGVFGLPLGSLYTASKFALEGFTEAISYELASIGVVVKLIEPGAVAETGFPKRSAQEFGSYKAPVEYNRIIQSMGGVFQKFRTNADPDALSKVVQCIYLASTDNTNQLRYLVTEDIVPMVKLRRECSEEKFMTKMREIFNYELFR; encoded by the coding sequence ATGACAAAAGATAAAACAGTACTAATTACCGGTTGCTCCATGGGATTAGGTGCTGCGACTGCAACTTATTTTGCTAATAATGGTTGGAATGTAGTCGCAACAATGAGGTCTCCTGATTCCAATAATACACTTGAGCAGAGATCAAATATTTTAGTTTTGAAATTGGATGTCCAAGATAAGTCCACTATAAAGCAGTCAATTGAAAAAGCAATTGATTATTTTGGTAAGATTGATGTGGTTATTAATAATGCCGGATTTGGAATGAATGGCATTTTTGAATCTATTCCGGAAGAAAGAGTTATAGAACAGTTTGATGTGAATGTATTTGGTGCTATGAATGTAACTCGGGCGATACTCCCTCATTTTAGAGAAAAGCAAAATGGTTTGATTCTTAATATTAGTTCTGGAGTTGGTGTTTTTGGACTTCCACTAGGTTCATTGTACACAGCATCCAAATTTGCTTTAGAGGGTTTTACGGAAGCGATATCTTATGAATTAGCGTCTATTGGTGTTGTTGTAAAGCTAATTGAACCTGGAGCGGTTGCAGAAACGGGTTTTCCCAAAAGAAGCGCACAAGAGTTTGGAAGTTATAAAGCGCCAGTTGAATATAATAGAATTATTCAGTCTATGGGAGGTGTTTTTCAAAAATTTAGAACAAATGCAGATCCTGACGCACTCAGTAAAGTAGTTCAATGTATTTATTTAGCCTCTACTGACAATACAAATCAGCTACGTTATTTAGTAACAGAAGATATTGTGCCTATGGTTAAATTAAGAAGGGAATGCTCAGAAGAAAAATTCATGACAAAAATGCGTGAAATTTTCAACTATGAACTTTTTCGGTAA